TGACTTTCTTAGAGAATTCAGTAATAAATATATGCCGGCGGTGTATTGTGATGAGAAGCAGAAAGAGTTTTTGTCCCTTAAGCAAGGAGCTATGTCTGTTGCTGACTATGAAGTGAAGTTTACTCAGCTTTCTCGATATGCATCTGCATTGTTGCCTACAGAACAAGATAAGTGCAGACGTTTTGAAGATGGACTGATATACGAGATAAGAAGTAAGATTACACCTTCAGATCTTCACACTTATAATGATTTACGGGCAGCAGCTATTCGAGCTGAGAGACTGGTGAAAAAAAGACAAGTTTATCTTCAGAGACAGAAGAGAGGACCACCACCGTATGTTGGCGAGTCATATTCTAGAATTCCAAGGCGACAAGGTTCCTTTTCATCAATGTCGAATTTTAGTAGAGTAAGTCCATCTGCTAAGAGAGGTGGACGTGTACCATCTTTTAATCCCGAGTGGGGATAGGGATCTGCTATGACAGCACATGCACGACCTTTATGCACGCATTGTGGGCGACCACATACAGGGGAGTGTCGAACCAGGGGCTTGCTATCACTGCGGACAACAAGGACATTATTATAGAGAATGCACACTTCAACCTGACAGAATATTAGGTGGTAGAGCAATGACGGAACCAACAGTACAAAATGGGCGACTAGCAGCATCAAGTAGAGGTTTTGGTCGAGGTCGTGGACAAGGACATGCTATAAATGCTATTATAGGCAGAGGACGAGGACAGTCAGAGGCACAAGGATCTACACTCCAGGGACATGCTCGTGTGTTTGCTATAACTCAAGATGAGGCATCTAGAGCACCCGAGGTCATTACTGGTACACTTTACTTATTTGACGTCTATGATATATACATTGATAGATCCGGGATCTACGCATTCATTTATATCACCTGTCATAGCATCACATATGCATAAAGAATCTGAACCTCTAGAACATAGCTTAGGTGTACACACACCTTTGGGTGAAGTTATTTCAGTATATACAGTTTATCGAGATTGTGTGTAAAAGTAAATTCAGTAGAACTGCTAGCAGATTTGATTCCCTTGTTTATACATGAGTTTGATATTATACTGGGTATGGATTGGTTGTCGCGCCACCGGGCTAAGGTTGACTGTTATGCTAAAGAAGTGATGATAGAATCTTCAGGACGAGATCGTGTGATATTCTACGGCAATCGACAAATTGTTCCAACTTGTCTTATTTCAGCTACATCGGCTTTTCGATTAATACGAGGTGGATGTGAGGCATACCTTGCTCATGTTATAGAGTGTGCTACAGTTCTTGATAATGTGAAAGATATTCCTGTTGTTAAAGATTTTCCTGATGTTTTTCCTGAAGATTTACCTGGATTGCCACCTGATCGAGAGACAGAGTTTACTATTGAGTTGCTACCTGGTACTGCATCTATTTCGATTCCTCCTTATCGGATGTCTTTATTGGAGTTGCAAGAGTTGAAGAAACAATTACAAGAATTGTTAGATAAGGGATTTGTACGACCTAGTGTTTCACCTTGGGGAGCACCAGTATTAtttgtgaagaagaaagatggcACATTGCGACTTTGTATAGACTATCGAAAGTTGAATCAAGTGACGGTGAAGAATAAATATCCATTGCCGAGAATAGAAGATTTGTTTGATCAACTTCAGGGTGCACAAGTGTTTTCAAAGATAGATCTTCGATCAGGATACCATCAGCTGAAGATAGCTAAAGAGGATATTCCAAAGACAGCTTTTCGGACACGATATGGCCATTATGAATTTTTGGTGATGCCTTTCGGACTGACAAATGCACCTGCAGCTTTTATGGCACTAATGAACAAAGTATTTCAACCATTTCTGGATCAGTTTGTGATTGTTTTTATCGATGATATATTGGTTTACTCGCGAAGTAAGGAGGATCATGTCAATCACTTGCAATTAGTACTACAAGTTCTGCGAGATAAACAACTGTATGCAAAGTTGAGTAAATGCGAGTTTTGGCTAGATCATGTGGTATTCTTAGGACACGTGGTGTCAGGACGAGGAATAGAAGTGGATCCTCGAAAGATTGAAGCAGTCGTGAACTGGAAAGTGCCAACTACTGTCACAGAGGTTCGAAGTTTCCTAGGTATGGCTGGATATTACAGACGTTTTGTGGAAGGATTCTCAATTATTGCAGGACCAATGACAAAGTTGTTACGAAAGAATGCTCCTTTCACATGGAATGAAGAATGTCAGAAGAGTTTTGATGAGTTGAAGCATCGATTGACTACGGCACCTATATTAACTATTCCCACAGGTACAGGGGGATTTGTTGTTTATAGTGACGCTTCTCAACAGGGACTCGGTTgtgttttaatgcaaaatggAAAGGTAATCGCTTATGCCTCGCGACAACTACGAGTACATGAAGTTTCTTATCCTGTTCACGATCTAGAGTTGGCTGCTGTTGTTTTTGCCTTGAAGATTTGGCGTCATTATCTTTATGGAGAAACATTTCGAATTTTTACCGATCATAAAAGTTTGAAATATTTGATGAGTCAGaaggagttgaatatgagacAAAGACGGTGGATGGAGTTGCTTAAAGATTATGATTGTACCATTGAATACCATCCTGGGAAGGCGAATGTTGTTGCAGATGCGTTGAGTCGAAAGTCAAGTAGTATGATAGCACATATGCAGGTAACACCATTATCAGAGTTGGTTGCTCTTCGAAATTTGAATGCAAGATTACAGCTAGACATTAGTGAAGGTTTGATAGCTACTCTAGAAATTCGCCCAGTATTGAGACAACGAATTCAAGATGCTCAACCAAAGGATGAAAAATTTGTGGAGATCATTGATGGAGTACGACAAGGTAAAGATACACCGTTTACTCTACAAGATGATACTTTGATGTTTGGTAGTAGACTATGCGTACCAGATGTTGATAATCTTCGCCGAGAAATTCTAGATGAGGCACATAATGCACCTTATGCAATGCATCCAGGAACGACAAAAATGTATCATACTATGAGGCAACATTATTGGTGGCCAAGGATGAAAAAGGAGGTGGCAGAGTTTGTTTCAAAGTGTTTAACGTGCCAACAGGTTAAAGCAGAACATCAAGCACCCGCAGGTTTGTTGAAACCTTTAACGATTCCGGTATGGAAATGGGAACGCATTACGATGGATTTTGTTACAGGGTTACCGAGAAcacaaaaaggaaatgatgCTATTTGGATGATTGTGGATAGACTAACTAAATCAGCACACTTCTTGCCTATACGATGGGGTTGTTCGTTAGATCAGTTAGCTGAAATGTATGTGAAGGAAGTGGTACGCTTGCATGGTATTCCAGTATCTATTGTGTCTGATAGAGATCCACGATTTACTTCTCGATTTTGGGAAAGTTTTCAGACAGCTATGGGAACTCGCCTACATTTTAGTACTGCTTTTCATCCTCAAACAGATGGTCAGTCAGAGAGAACTATACAGACGTTGGAAGAAATGCTTCGTGCGTGTGTTATTGAATTTCAGGGCTCATGGGATAAGTATATTCCACTGATGGAGTTTGCGTATAATAATCAATTTCACAGCAGTATTGGAATGGCACCATATGAAGCATTATATGGCAGAAAATGTAGAAGTCCAGTATATTGGGACAAGGAAGGCTTGGAGATTATAGAAGGACCAGAGATTGTTCAAGAAACTATTTCCAAGATTGACGTCATTAAAAGTAGGTTGAAGGCAACACAAGACAGACAGAAGAGTTATTATGATAAGCATCGGAAAGAGATGGAATATAAAGTGGGAGATAAAGTGTTTCTGCGAGTTTCACCATGGAAAGGAGTTATGCGTTTCGGACAAAAAGGTAAGTTGAGTCCTCGTTACATTGGGCCGTATGATATTGTCGAAAGAGTTGGACCATTGGCGTATAGGTTAGCACTACCTCCGGAATTAGCACAGATTCATAATGTTTTTCACGTCAGTATGCTTCGACGTTATCGATCTGATCCTTCACATGTTCTAAAAGATCCTGAGATACAGATTTGTGAAAATTTAAGTTATATAGAAGAACGTGTCAACATAGTAGACTGCCAAATAAAACAACTACGAAGAAAAGATATCCCAATGGTGaaaattatttggaaaaatcACGGAGTTGAAGAAGCGACTTGGGAGACAGAGGAAAAGATGAGAAAGAACTATCCACATCTGTTTACGGGTTAGCAATTTCATTGACTATGTCAACTTagaaagaaatgaattttgtGGACAAAATTCTTAAAGAGGGGAAGAgttgtgacatccctaacccgaaACTTGCATTAGTTGTAACATTGcttgaaataaaatgtgttAGTATGTACGTGGCTACTAAGTAATAGTGCCACTAATCTTATAGGACAAATGTCAAATAAATGGACTATAATTTGCATGttgctatttattttaatatttataattattatcagTAGCTTTAAGTTATTACTTTTCAATAACCACTTTTGCCTACTTATATAATCACACGTATAGTCAGTgagcaaagaaaaaaataaaaagagaaagggAAACAGAATGATGCATAGTTAGTAGAGGAAAattagaagaagaaaggaaataaGAATTGTGGATCGCAAAACCAGAATCAGAATTTAGTTCAATTATTtatcaggtgtgtataaatcacacttttaattttatatgtgaTATTTGAGTGATTGCtaattgttgaatttgattGAGTAATTGAAGTATATGGTGTGAAATTTACATggatatgttttatatattatgttggaattatttgattgaatataATATAGATATGTAGTTGATGACATTGATATATGTTACATGTGGTTTTGAAAGTACATGAATCATGTGATTAAAAAGGATCTGTGACAGCCTTGCACTGGATCTGAAATTTtagagggacctatgagtccaaatacagagggacctatgagtcgaatacagagggaccttcgggtcgaatacagagggacctatgagtccaattacagagggaccttcgggtcatagaggaatcccgggcagataccagacttgatttgtcacagaataataaactgcGCAAAGTGGCataatgcatatttatatgaattatttttaatatatgttgtttattgttaaatattttggctagagaatatgtttgattttcgtgatgtgaaattaaaggtatGGTTTATATatactgagttgtggctcatataaaccactaatatttttcaggaataagagaTTAGTGAAGTTTTTGGTTGACGTTGGTCGTAGGAACTGCACGTGTTATCAGGTTCGGCGGCTGACGCGTTTTgacaaccttctcctcctcctcatcagttttgcatgtagataaatgtatattctatagagtggtgagaagGTCCTACTACAGTTTAGAAAgtttaaaatatgtacttgatcaATAGGGGTTTTGAAACTATATAATATGTGCGCTTTATGTACTCGAAATGtggttatttgttttaaagtttgaatttatttatagtaagtgcatacgTCATAAGAGTTGAGGTTTGACACGATGGCTTAAAGCTTGCATGAGAATACAAACTTCAAAATGTTGTTGTGGAATGTGACAATATAACCGTAGTGCTCATGGTTAactaaaagagaaatgaaggTTGCAACTATAACATTGTTAGACACATTTGGGCTTTGATTGATAAAGAGTGGCATGTAGAGGTTAAGCATGCCTATCGCGAAGCAAACCGGGTGGCAGACTTGATTTATAGCTAACTGGGGTTTGAAGATGCACGGATCTTTCGACTGCTAAACGATCCTCCAGGAGACGTCGGCCATCTACTTCAGCTAAATAAGATAGGTGAGCCCGTCTCATGATCTGTTGCTGCCTAAGCATTTGTATCCCTAGAGCTTTGGCTCTCCTcttgtaacaaaaaaaaaagtgaagtcttctctatattattatctctcttactttactatttctacattttagttatttattattatttttataaaacaagtgcaaaataataaatgtgactATTAATGCGAACACGAAGTAGTATGAATTATGGAGTTCTTTTATTGAAATGGCTGATGCCAATAAAAGATAACAATATAGAAATCCCCAAAAAAATGGGATTAGTTTCCAAAATCTCACCCTCTCGTTAATGtcgataaaattaataaacaaagtcAACATAGATCTCTATGTTACAAACCCTAGGGTAAATATGTTTgattcaacttattttaacacgAGTAATACTCATAAGTGTACGGGACTAGTGAACAAATAATAaacaagagtatcgtatctcAAAAGACTAATAgtatcaacttaactaccgtaaatcaattttaacttCTATGCTAACGAATATGCTCTCAAATCATGCCTCATGCAATGTCTTTCTCCAAATTTAAATCACTATCtacttaatttgattaaaaaaggtcttttatttttattgtaatgtAAGCTCTTTGTTAAGGTGGAGAAAAATTGGCTAAAAGAATGCCTAAAATCTCAAAGCAAAGattattacaaaaatcaaCTTTTAGACTATTGCCATCGAACTCGAGGGGACAGCTAACGGATCGTTGGATCTCTGTCGATCACTGACTCGTTCGGCAGCTGTTAACTTAAGCCTGTTtcctttgattttcaatttcgGCATCGTTTCCTAATtctattttacattttctcaCAAAcgatgtcaaaataccaatttgtactccccccgtcctattaaatatgcaacatttgagaatGAGCATGgatttttatgtagtgttgttttgtgagttaatgaagagagagtaaggtaagagagatgaaaaagtagagatagagatgtttccattttaggaaacgtttcatttttaatgagacaatctaaaaaggaaaacatttcatttttaataggatagaggaagtataaaataagCAATTAAAGATATATTTTGCATGTATGACATTCAAAACGAGCTAAATCTAGCTcttaaaaacatttaaatttttttatcattaatattcccctcgtcccacaaaagatgttacaCTTGTGGAACGACATGTTAtatgaggttttgttttgtgtgttgggtggaaaaagaaaaatataatatttattttattgtgagagagaactttttctgaaaatgaaattgtgacgtctttaatgggacaactAAAAAGGAGAGCGTGACAtctttttatgggacggaaggagtacacGGTAAGTGTATAAATGCCATTGTC
The nucleotide sequence above comes from Salvia hispanica cultivar TCC Black 2014 chromosome 5, UniMelb_Shisp_WGS_1.0, whole genome shotgun sequence. Encoded proteins:
- the LOC125189854 gene encoding uncharacterized protein LOC125189854, with amino-acid sequence MGIHEHVSPRREGSAALHHSLTVQGSHIPAASSGDNQQIPRVVEQEVQGPMMRQRGRNFKELRKMGAVDFYGTTDPAEAEIWLKRVERVFNQMDCILEERFDYAVSLLQCDAYYWWETVPQAMIQPPVLSWDDFLREFSNKYMPAVYCDEKQKEFLSLKQGAMSVADYEVKFTQLSRYASALLPTEQDKCRRFEDGLIYEIRSKITPSDLHTYNDLRAAAIRAERLVKKRQVYLQRQKRGPPPYVGESYSRIPRRQGSFSSMSNFSRVSPSAKRGGRVPSFNPEWG